From Arctopsyche grandis isolate Sample6627 chromosome 12, ASM5162203v2, whole genome shotgun sequence, one genomic window encodes:
- the Phax gene encoding phosphorylated adaptor for RNA export, producing MEPCSTPAPPHPGSQLHLEDGELIESDGELDYTPLARPADYKPYLNPASLMSMNIQDDHTDDSEHEPSSEPDSDSDNRNNRPKKRKIKFKRQKKSDSAESNKPNKYTIWCKTVQEDTLADDLLVCDVTKNNYLGIETYNHRLNRNFEEDMLPYKDMGEDDNRPNFTERLTNKRRYRDRKNVKLRLGRRNSCDSDSEKGDIRHIPDLVVNMDSPEEEIAKDICTKLAEEKDNLILRIVENAGKQKAIELFKETKRIEEDGGMIIRNGTRRRTPGGVFIFLLKRDKDITPALMDKIFIEDKLEAKEKNKAKFKHRNQKVEELKQSLTDSVLPAIRMRAEQWVAAQIAAEDMNHHVSNPPPSPATDGRDGSSDVDTNNYIDHSPRLSSDVNNLCVNRETAVLSKFAVAKVAHLPQDPRAALNTSYDDEYLDIGCNDDMDLF from the exons ATGGAGCCGTGCTCCACCcccgcccctccgcaccccggCTCGCAGCTGCATCTCGAGGATGGCGAG TTAATCGAATCGGATGGAGAGCTAGATTACACACCGTTGGCTAGACCGGCTGATTACAAACCATATTTAAATCCAGCTTCTCTTATGAGTATGAATATTCAGGACGATCATACTGATGATAGTGAACATGAGCCTTCTAGTGAGCCAGATTCCGATAGTGATAATCGCAATAATAGGCCTAAGAAGCGAAAGATCAAATTTAAGAGACAAAAGAAGTCGGATAGCGCCGAGTCAAATAAACCGAACAAATATACTATATGGTGTAAAACAGTACAg GAAGATACACTTGCAGACGATTTGCTGGTCTGTGACgttactaaaaataattatttaggtATCGAGACATATAATCATAGATTAAATCGAAATTTCGAAGAAGACATGTTGCCTTATAAAGATATGGGTGAAGACGACAATAGACCGAATTTCACCGAACGTCTCACGAATAAGAGACGCTATAGGGACAGGAAAAATGTCAAACTTCGATTAGGACGGCGTAATAGTTGCGATAGTGATAGTGAAAAAGGAGATATTAGGCACATTCCTGATCTTGTCGTTAACATGGATAGCCCCGAGGAAGAAATAGCAAAAGATATTTGTACCAAATTGGCAGAAGAAAAAGACaaccttatat tGCGTATTGTAGAAAATGCAGGAAAACAAAAGGCAATTGAACTGTTTAAAGAAACAAAGCGAATTGAAGAAGACGGGGGAATGATCATAAGA aaCGGTACAAGACGTAGAACTCCCGGTGGAGTTTTTATATTTCTACTGAAGCGGGACAAGGATATAACGCCGGCGTTAAtggataaaatttttattgaagacAAACTAGAAGCTAAAGAAAAGAACAAAGCTAAATTCAAGCATAGGAACCAAAAGGTTGAAGAACTAAAACAAAGTCTTACCG ATAGTGTTCTGCCTGCTATTCGTATGAGGGCCGAGCAGTGGGTAGCTGCTCAAATTGCTGCTGAAGATATGAACCACCATGTGAGCAACCCTCCTCCATCACCCGCAACAGATGGCCGGGACGGTAGTAGTGATGTTGATACAAATAATTACATCGATCACTCTCCTCGTCTTTCGTCCGATGTTAACAATTTGTGTGTCAATAGAGAGACTGCAGTATTATCCAAATTTGCTGTAGCAAAAGTTGCTCATTTGCCTCAAGATCCTCGTGCTGCACTGAACACGTCTTATGATGATGAATATCTTGATATTGGTTGTAACGACGACATGGATCTCTTTTGA